Part of the Cryptomeria japonica unplaced genomic scaffold, Sugi_1.0 HiC_scaffold_332, whole genome shotgun sequence genome, CAAATATACTGATATGTTTCTCTTTATCGATCGTTTGCAAACTACTTTGGACCAGCACACGATTGGATGCAGTCAGATTTTAGGAAGCACAAATTGAATAGTCTAATTGAAGGATGAATGATCAACAGGGGGGAAGATCTTTGGGAGGAGGAAGAAGAGATTGAGATCTGCCACCATTTCCATTTAAAACAACCCACGCCATCTTCAATCCCCAGCTGGTATGCAGCTCGAGATGACAATGCATGAACCACACTCCTGCAAAAAACATACATACAATCGGATATATGTTTATACGAAAGAAGCACAAATCTTTGAACCAGATGAGCGATTGAAGCTAACATTACGTAATGATATTAATACCTGGATTATCAGCTAGGAATCTGAGAGCCACCCAACCTCCACTGGGAACTCCAACTGTGTTTCTCTCCGGAGGATCCACCAGATTAAAGTTAGATGGGTCAGTGCTTGCATTGTAGTTTCCCATACCCTGACCCACTATGAAGAAGTTGAAGCCGTGCAGATGCAGAGGATGGCTCTCGAAGGTCGCAATGCTGGTGTCCTGCAGAACTAGCTGTACGCTAGTGTTAAAGGGAAGCACTTCGACTCTGGTGTCGTTGAGGGTCTGTGTGTTGTTAGGCGGCGTGCCGGTGTAGTTGAAAGGAAATGGCGGATTGTCAGGGAAAGTGGTATTGTAAACTCCATTGGACTGATTAAAGTAGTATGCTTGAAGAAGAGCGGTGGTGGGAAGAATGAAGGATATGTTGTTAATGGAGGCTGCAAATTTGGTACCGTTGGGGCCTTGACATGTCTGTCCTTGGGGACACGGATTTAGCCCCAACCCGACTGTGAATAGGAACTGTTTATCCATCTTCTGAGGGACAGCTGCTGCAGGAAATTTCGGATTGCCCAAGCTTCTCATCTTTTGGCTAAAATTGGCGGCAAAGGAGGTATCGTTGGGGGCTGGAAGCGTCGGTTTCATCATAGGAAGAGAGGATGAGGATGAATTAACTGCTGTCGCATTGGAAGTTACATACTCTAAAATTCCAGCACTGGTTGAGTTATCAAAAGCTGCTGTTCCCGTAGCGAATGGGCCTGCTAACATGAGGAATGTGGCATTGGGTGGCTGAGACATAGCTGTCAAGAGGACGTTGGTAGTCTGACCGGGAGTGATGAGAATAACATTGGTTTGAAAAGGCTTGACATACACAGCATCCGCTTCTACCACAGTCAATGTGTGGTTGGCTATTGCGAAAAACAGGTCACTATTGAGTGCAGCATTAACTATACGCAGTAGGTAAGTTTTCCCAGGGTTCACTTTGAGCCTGAATGTATCTGCATTACACAACACAGGAAACCTTTGttacatttacatttaaacaaatgaaCAATAGCGACCAGTCTAGTTATGTTTCATCCATTTTAATACCCCGCCCTCACCGTTGGTAGAGCAGTTATACATAAGTCCAGGGAGCCCGTTGATGGTATATGCATCTGACACATTAGCTTGCGCACCACTTTGCATTGCTTGATTGATAACAGTCTCAGTGTCTGCATTCCACCACTCCCCTGCAATTTGCAACACATTATCAACAGCAGTATTTTCATTGTAAATTTAGGACTATGTACGTACAATGGCAACACATTATCAACGAGTACTGAAGGGCATACCGAAAACAATAGGCACTTCCTGGTGTGGGCGAGGGAATGGGTAAGAAGCATTCTTCTTGGGATAGATGATAATGGGCCCATGTATGCTTGCTCGCAACCATGAGATGTGGGCATGCCACCACAGTGTTCCTCTCTGCCTTTTGACAATAAACTTGTACACATAACTTTGCCCGGTTTGAATTGGACACTGAGTGACATAAGCAGGACCATCCGCCCATCCAGATCTAAGCTGCCGAATTCCATGCCTGAGCGATTCATAGGAATTCATTAGGTGCACCCACTAAAGGGACATcagcatataatattatttttattaagtaaatAACTGAGTAGCGGGAGCAGAAGAGATACCAATGTATGCTAATATTGTTTTTAACATTATTTGTTACTTTGATAACCACGCGATCTCCTTCTCGAGCAACTACTGGAGGCCCCGGATATTGCCCGTTGACAGTCAAGAGAG contains:
- the LOC131030717 gene encoding laccase-4-like, whose protein sequence is RKYCTILAMQTFYGRLVLPLLALWFTIQFVSAKHAVITRRYNFTIQMTNVTRLCTTKALLTVNGQYPGPPVVAREGDRVVIKVTNNVKNNISIHWHGIRQLRSGWADGPAYVTQCPIQTGQSYVYKFIVKRQRGTLWWHAHISWLRASIHGPIIIYPKKNASYPFPRPHQEVPIVFGEWWNADTETVINQAMQSGAQANVSDAYTINGLPGLMYNCSTNDTFRLKVNPGKTYLLRIVNAALNSDLFFAIANHTLTVVEADAVYVKPFQTNVILITPGQTTNVLLTAMSQPPNATFLMLAGPFATGTAAFDNSTSAGILEYVTSNATAVNSSSSSLPMMKPTLPAPNDTSFAANFSQKMRSLGNPKFPAAAVPQKMDKQFLFTVGLGLNPCPQGQTCQGPNGTKFAASINNISFILPTTALLQAYYFNQSNGVYNTTFPDNPPFPFNYTGTPPNNTQTLNDTRVEVLPFNTSVQLVLQDTSIATFESHPLHLHGFNFFIVGQGMGNYNASTDPSNFNLVDPPERNTVGVPSGGWVALRFLADNPGVWFMHCHLELHTSWGLKMAWVVLNGNGGRSQSLLPPPKDLPPC